The segment CGAAACCCGAGAACAGCACGTTCATGAGCGAACGGTTCATCGCTTTGCACATGATGATCGACAGGATCACGCCGCTGGTGCCGACCAGGCAGCCCGCGACGATGAGCACGTTGTTGCTGATCACGAAACCCGCCGCGCACGCGGCCAGCCCGGAGAGGCTGTTCAGCAGCGAGATCACGACTGGCATGTCGCCGCCGCCGATCGGCATCACGGTCGTCCACCCCAGGATCAGCGAGAGCACGGTATAGGCGAGGAATGCGATGAGCACCACCGATGGATCGCCCGAGACGACATAGGCGACGCCGGCCACCAGCGTCACCAGTAACATCAGCCCGTTGAGCACGTGTTGCCCGGCGAAAAGAATGGGCCGGCCGCTCAGCCACTCGGCCAGCTTGCAGAAGGCATACATCGAGCCGGTGAACGTCACGCCGCCGATGATGATCGCCATGAAGATCGCCGCCGCCGTGAACTCCGGATGCGCGGGCGTCACCTCACCGATGCGGATCCGCATGAACTCGGCCGCACCGACGATCAGCGAGGCGAGTCCGCCGAACCCGTTCAGCAGTGCCACCATCTCCGGCATCGCGGTCATCTTCACCAGCCGTGCGCAGGCGAGTCCGATCACCGTGCCCGCCACCAGACCGACGATGATCCAGGTGAAATCGATCACGTGCCGGTCGAGCAGCGTGACCACGATCGCGATCAGCATGCCCACGCCCGAGATGAGATTACCCTTTCGGGCCGTGGCCTGCCGGCCGAGCATCTTGAGGCCGACGATGAAGAGACAGGAGGCGACGATATACGCGCTGTTGATGAGGATCTCGCTGTTCATTTCGCCACGCCTCCCTTCTTCGTTTCCGCGGACGCCGCGCCCTTCTTCTTGAACATGCCGAGCATCCGGTCGGTCACGAAGTAGCCGCCGACGACGTTGATCATCGCCAGCGTGACCGCCGCGGTGCCGAGCACGGTGGTGATCCACGACCCGTCATCGGCGCCGGCCGCGACCATCGCACCGACGATGGTGATGCCCGAAATGGCGTTGGCGCCGGACATCAGGGGCGTGTGCAGTTGCGAGGGAACCTTGGCGATCAGCTCGA is part of the Opitutus terrae PB90-1 genome and harbors:
- a CDS encoding NAD(P) transhydrogenase subunit alpha, which codes for MELLLLFFIFTLAGFLGFELIAKVPSQLHTPLMSGANAISGITIVGAMVAAGADDGSWITTVLGTAAVTLAMINVVGGYFVTDRMLGMFKKKGAASAETKKGGVAK
- a CDS encoding NAD(P)(+) transhydrogenase (Re/Si-specific) subunit beta → MNSEILINSAYIVASCLFIVGLKMLGRQATARKGNLISGVGMLIAIVVTLLDRHVIDFTWIIVGLVAGTVIGLACARLVKMTAMPEMVALLNGFGGLASLIVGAAEFMRIRIGEVTPAHPEFTAAAIFMAIIIGGVTFTGSMYAFCKLAEWLSGRPILFAGQHVLNGLMLLVTLVAGVAYVVSGDPSVVLIAFLAYTVLSLILGWTTVMPIGGGDMPVVISLLNSLSGLAACAAGFVISNNVLIVAGCLVGTSGVILSIIMCKAMNRSLMNVLFSGFGSKPGAAAEGSAVQGELKPISAEGAFSVLEAARQVVFIPGYGMAVSQAQHVVRELSEILEQNGAEVRFAIHPVAGRMPGHMNVLLAEADVPYEQLVEMDAINPLMPTMDVAIVIGANDVVNPAAARDKSSPIYGMPIIKAHEARTVICLKRGKGTGFSGLENQLFLLPNTRMLYGDAKSSLQAVIAEFKSLAST